A single region of the Microbulbifer sp. MKSA007 genome encodes:
- a CDS encoding malonic semialdehyde reductase: MQPVSSEVLDQLFNKARTHSHWQDKPVSKEVLKQLYDLVKFGPTSANCCPMRLVFVVSKEAKERLKPALNEGNIEKTMRAPVTAIIAYDMHFYEHLPRLYPQTPAREWFADSPEYAEVTAFRNGSLQGGYFILAARALGLDCGPMSGFDNALVDEEFFSEKCSAPAFLPEHFPDCHIKSNFLCNLGYGETDKLYPRNPRLDFDEVCTTL; this comes from the coding sequence ATGCAACCTGTTTCCTCTGAGGTGCTCGACCAGCTATTCAACAAAGCCCGAACCCATAGTCATTGGCAGGATAAGCCGGTTTCAAAAGAGGTTTTGAAACAGCTTTACGACTTGGTCAAATTCGGACCCACCAGTGCTAATTGTTGCCCTATGCGATTGGTGTTTGTTGTAAGTAAGGAGGCTAAGGAGCGGCTCAAGCCAGCGCTTAATGAAGGAAACATTGAAAAAACTATGCGGGCTCCGGTGACTGCCATTATTGCTTACGATATGCACTTTTATGAACACCTTCCGAGGCTCTACCCCCAGACTCCTGCGCGGGAATGGTTTGCCGATAGCCCCGAATACGCCGAGGTTACTGCATTTCGCAATGGTTCCTTGCAAGGAGGCTACTTTATTTTAGCGGCGAGGGCCCTGGGGCTCGATTGCGGTCCAATGTCGGGGTTTGATAACGCATTAGTTGATGAGGAATTCTTCAGTGAAAAATGCTCAGCACCGGCTTTTCTACCGGAGCACTTCCCCGATTGTCATATTAAGTCCAATTTCTTGTGCAACCTTGGCTATGGCGAAACTGACAAATTATATCCGCGCAACCCTCGGTTGGATTTCGATGAAGTGTGCACAACTCTGTAA
- a CDS encoding DUF3429 domain-containing protein has protein sequence MDTDIHHYPPVDTRLFDWLAYLGLIPFVAGIIMQWLGFSLWGVTPRLLFTAYSAVILSFLCGVWWGAALNQVGHPHRMILALLSNLVTLVGWVALLMFRTTWALPVLLVAFGFVVWAEARLNPNLPGRDQYFRTRSIVTYLVMACHLLMILLLL, from the coding sequence ATGGACACTGACATCCATCACTACCCACCAGTAGATACGCGGCTGTTTGACTGGCTGGCTTACCTTGGTTTGATTCCATTTGTCGCAGGAATCATTATGCAGTGGTTAGGGTTTTCTCTTTGGGGAGTGACTCCGCGCCTACTGTTCACCGCCTACAGCGCCGTGATTCTGAGTTTTCTTTGCGGTGTTTGGTGGGGTGCTGCACTCAATCAAGTGGGGCATCCGCATAGGATGATTTTAGCGCTACTGAGTAACCTGGTGACGTTGGTGGGGTGGGTGGCGCTGCTGATGTTTCGCACCACTTGGGCGCTACCGGTATTACTAGTTGCTTTCGGTTTTGTTGTCTGGGCCGAGGCCCGGTTGAACCCCAATCTGCCCGGGCGGGATCAGTATTTCCGCACCCGCAGCATCGTGACCTACCTAGTGATGGCCTGCCATCTTCTAATGATTCTGCTGCTCCTTTGA
- a CDS encoding DUF3081 family protein → MDAEQKIDVKQALRVFDRATKEGRKEGNEWHYQGLAVSTDFDGYTVFINSPKVKLTIFFHNKFSVDSTSSKELEEFIRLLKKLDSG, encoded by the coding sequence ATGGATGCCGAACAGAAGATTGACGTCAAACAAGCGCTGCGGGTGTTTGATAGGGCGACAAAGGAGGGGCGCAAGGAAGGTAACGAATGGCATTACCAGGGACTGGCAGTCAGCACTGACTTTGACGGCTATACGGTTTTTATCAACTCCCCCAAAGTAAAACTCACCATATTTTTCCACAATAAATTTTCTGTGGATTCCACCAGCAGCAAAGAGCTCGAAGAGTTTATTCGGCTATTGAAAAAGCTTGATTCAGGATAA
- a CDS encoding alginate lyase family protein: protein MPNKHPDFKQKPTTPSKDTFLIQWQNRWAFFTQKFKRKILKYAGRLINAIFHKHRHFPNFYFPNSRPPYPKTIPSNSYTSTSDNTQTFILYRIIGNDLIPRHSAGQSYKNLEFILQHEPPLEGCKKVFILNRIVDPREETAIIKLLCNYKQSYLRIPFHWGEYKEIGWNILDYPINYAPYKLKDLRMRRDLEIQAELGLYRHKNNYVMNNNGARNLALEDGKSKADWILPWDGNCFVTSKAWNAIRQQVLNHATYPYHIIPMARLLDNQSILCEDFEPAPTEEPQVLFRSDSTEIFDSRFCYGRRPKVELLWRLGVSGKWDEWAIFPWDLPCPNYSEAAGHYTQGGWVARLFSGKTHLERTDQQSSRDRGTTRSEAILAMLDHLDDSSFSADTSAPGSKLAAANRCDLPYLMLLREATQRSVKAKQRARSSSINSLLQDLTIVALAQSHCSKQEFIQFINNSLIKLFPNKHETKYSKQLQSVNPNLLVYTLSNFKKLKQEQQIRLIGVERLDYHLEQYFNWLIDSHRGQSTRPKLGHLGTQYDLQVVALALYLNQIQTARKTLRDSRFRILEQFDHSDNQVSKTKSKNNFHYECLNLQSWIYLASLAETIDENLWNFTARNGAGTQQGIDNFLQAFENHKGPKHFDRQRLIPIAYAYRQHYGELKVKLNAVPISQCKPVFPIETGISPFWNLGKEAQTSPLKAADQLTTETER from the coding sequence ATGCCCAATAAACACCCAGATTTTAAACAAAAACCAACAACTCCCAGTAAAGATACTTTTTTAATACAGTGGCAGAATCGCTGGGCATTCTTCACTCAAAAATTCAAACGGAAGATCCTGAAGTATGCCGGTCGCCTAATCAATGCTATCTTTCACAAGCATCGCCATTTCCCAAACTTCTACTTCCCCAATAGTCGCCCACCCTACCCAAAGACTATACCAAGCAACTCCTATACAAGCACATCAGACAATACCCAGACTTTTATTCTTTATAGAATTATCGGCAACGACCTAATCCCTCGACACAGCGCCGGACAATCCTATAAAAACCTTGAATTCATTTTGCAGCATGAGCCTCCACTAGAGGGCTGCAAGAAGGTGTTTATCCTCAACCGAATTGTTGACCCAAGAGAGGAAACTGCCATTATCAAACTGCTTTGCAATTACAAACAAAGTTACTTGAGAATACCCTTTCACTGGGGTGAATACAAAGAAATTGGGTGGAACATCCTGGATTACCCGATTAATTATGCCCCCTATAAACTAAAAGACCTTCGCATGCGACGGGATTTGGAAATACAAGCCGAGCTGGGTCTATACCGTCATAAAAATAACTATGTAATGAATAATAATGGGGCGAGAAATCTCGCTCTAGAAGATGGTAAATCAAAAGCAGATTGGATTTTACCTTGGGATGGAAATTGCTTTGTGACTTCAAAAGCCTGGAACGCAATAAGACAACAAGTTCTCAACCATGCCACCTACCCATACCATATTATCCCAATGGCAAGACTATTAGATAATCAGTCCATACTGTGTGAAGACTTCGAGCCTGCCCCCACAGAGGAGCCACAGGTTCTGTTTCGATCTGATAGCACTGAGATTTTTGATAGCCGCTTCTGTTACGGAAGGCGCCCTAAGGTAGAACTTTTATGGCGGCTAGGAGTATCGGGGAAATGGGATGAGTGGGCGATTTTCCCTTGGGATCTCCCCTGCCCGAATTACTCGGAAGCCGCAGGTCACTATACTCAGGGAGGCTGGGTAGCCAGACTATTTTCCGGAAAGACGCACCTGGAGCGGACAGATCAGCAGTCCAGCCGGGATCGAGGAACAACTCGCTCTGAAGCTATCCTTGCCATGCTGGATCACCTCGATGATTCCAGCTTTTCCGCCGATACAAGCGCCCCTGGCAGCAAGTTGGCCGCAGCAAACAGGTGCGACCTTCCCTACCTAATGCTATTAAGAGAGGCCACGCAAAGATCGGTAAAAGCAAAACAGAGGGCGCGATCCAGTTCGATTAACAGCCTGCTTCAGGATTTGACCATTGTCGCCCTTGCGCAATCCCACTGCTCGAAGCAGGAATTCATTCAATTTATCAACAATAGCCTCATCAAGCTATTCCCCAACAAACATGAAACGAAATACAGCAAACAATTACAATCTGTAAATCCCAACCTACTGGTCTACACCCTCTCCAATTTCAAAAAACTGAAACAAGAACAGCAGATTCGTCTGATAGGAGTTGAGCGATTAGACTACCATCTGGAGCAATACTTTAACTGGTTGATAGATAGTCATCGCGGACAATCAACACGCCCAAAACTTGGGCATCTTGGCACACAGTATGATTTACAAGTTGTAGCTTTAGCGCTCTATCTCAATCAAATACAAACTGCCAGAAAAACTCTCAGGGACTCCCGCTTCCGAATATTAGAGCAGTTTGATCACTCGGATAACCAAGTATCAAAAACCAAGAGTAAAAATAATTTTCATTATGAATGTCTCAATCTTCAATCATGGATTTATCTTGCCAGTCTCGCAGAAACAATTGATGAAAATCTCTGGAACTTCACAGCAAGAAATGGGGCTGGCACCCAGCAGGGAATAGATAATTTTCTACAAGCGTTCGAAAACCACAAGGGCCCCAAGCATTTCGACCGGCAGAGACTGATCCCAATAGCCTATGCCTACAGACAACATTATGGAGAGCTAAAAGTAAAACTTAATGCCGTACCAATCAGCCAATGCAAACCTGTTTTCCCAATCGAAACGGGAATTTCCCCATTTTGGAACCTCGGCAAAGAAGCACAAACTTCACCTTTAAAGGCTGCCGATCAATTAACAACTGAAACGGAAAGATAG
- a CDS encoding DUF1289 domain-containing protein, whose protein sequence is MYKKVRTPCIGVCSTGIGDDVCRGCKRFAHEVIDWNAYSEEQRRVIAERREGYLVNAVRSQLEIVDRELLLEQLHHQRVRFDESQNPYCWVFELLRAGASQISDLKAFGLQLTAQARGVPLVEIRRLIDEDFYALSVAYYQRYVAPGIT, encoded by the coding sequence ATGTACAAGAAGGTTCGCACGCCCTGTATCGGTGTTTGCTCCACAGGAATTGGCGATGATGTTTGTCGTGGCTGCAAGCGCTTTGCACATGAGGTTATTGATTGGAATGCCTACAGTGAAGAACAGCGCCGGGTAATTGCCGAGCGCCGAGAGGGGTATTTGGTGAATGCGGTGCGCAGCCAGTTGGAGATCGTGGATCGCGAGCTGCTATTGGAGCAGCTTCATCACCAGCGGGTCCGTTTTGATGAAAGTCAAAATCCCTACTGTTGGGTGTTCGAACTGTTGAGGGCAGGGGCCAGCCAAATATCAGACCTCAAGGCTTTTGGGTTGCAACTCACTGCACAGGCGCGCGGCGTCCCACTGGTGGAAATTCGCCGCCTTATTGATGAGGATTTTTACGCACTGTCTGTCGCCTATTACCAGCGCTATGTGGCGCCTGGTATTACCTAG
- the miaE gene encoding tRNA isopentenyl-2-thiomethyl-A-37 hydroxylase MiaE — protein sequence MNAQIPDLSAINEFLLCPTPDAWVEAALKEPEMMLIDHANCEKKAAGTALNLMFRYLNDFELLNKMSRLAREELRHFEQVLAIMEKRGIAYHHVSASRYAAGLRAEVRSAEPGRLIDTLICGAIIEARSCERFARIAPQLDDELQKFYLSLLKSEARHFRDYLHLAQKASDEDIQSRVQVLLEKEKELVEGSDGQFRFHSGVPESAGQ from the coding sequence ATGAATGCTCAAATCCCAGATCTGTCCGCTATCAATGAATTCCTGCTGTGTCCCACGCCCGATGCCTGGGTGGAGGCGGCATTGAAGGAGCCGGAAATGATGCTGATTGATCATGCCAACTGCGAGAAAAAAGCGGCGGGTACTGCCCTGAACCTGATGTTTCGCTATCTGAATGACTTTGAGCTGCTGAACAAAATGTCGCGTCTGGCTCGCGAAGAGCTACGCCACTTTGAGCAGGTGCTGGCGATTATGGAGAAACGCGGTATCGCCTACCACCACGTTAGTGCCTCCCGCTACGCGGCGGGCCTTCGTGCCGAAGTCCGCAGCGCAGAGCCGGGGCGACTGATCGACACGCTGATTTGTGGCGCTATTATCGAGGCGCGCTCCTGCGAGCGCTTTGCACGGATTGCGCCTCAGTTAGATGATGAGTTGCAGAAGTTTTATCTCTCCCTGCTTAAATCTGAGGCGCGTCACTTCCGCGATTACCTACACCTTGCCCAGAAGGCTTCCGATGAAGATATTCAATCTAGGGTTCAGGTACTGCTGGAGAAAGAAAAGGAATTAGTGGAAGGCAGTGATGGACAGTTCCGCTTTCACAGTGGTGTGCCGGAGAGTGCCGGGCAGTAA
- a CDS encoding sulfotransferase family 2 domain-containing protein, with the protein MKKLLMKFSRPTFKKFPVRLVPPPKIFFCHIPKCAGSSLHSAISSQYYEPNKLGSFNIKRAVSKRAADVLEMPMMSVRETVMVHNLSINSNYYGHGHSFCRPNVVKNFSNEWNFITVLRNPIDRWISLYTYNTYKKSQWDKNSLPLDKYIESQIGIMTGQVFIRYFSDFSDSNPSEYIEQALKNLQQFSIVGTTNHLDKLTQQISKDFDIKLDIPKINKSPNTKLAQEIKTDAKAIKKIEKICQYDMEIYKRFTDKHGPISSGKSYKAM; encoded by the coding sequence ATGAAAAAATTATTGATGAAATTTAGCCGACCTACATTTAAAAAGTTTCCTGTAAGACTCGTACCTCCCCCTAAAATCTTCTTTTGCCACATCCCAAAATGTGCAGGTTCCTCCCTGCACTCCGCCATTAGTTCTCAATATTATGAGCCAAATAAATTAGGCAGCTTCAACATTAAACGAGCAGTTAGCAAGCGAGCAGCTGATGTATTAGAAATGCCAATGATGTCTGTACGAGAAACTGTAATGGTTCACAATCTATCTATAAATTCTAATTATTATGGACACGGGCACTCATTCTGCCGCCCGAATGTTGTAAAAAATTTCTCCAACGAATGGAATTTTATAACAGTACTACGAAACCCAATTGATAGATGGATATCTCTCTACACCTATAACACCTACAAGAAGAGTCAATGGGACAAGAACTCTCTCCCTTTGGATAAATATATCGAGTCCCAGATTGGGATCATGACAGGACAAGTTTTCATACGATATTTTTCGGATTTTTCTGACTCAAATCCTTCAGAATACATAGAGCAAGCCTTAAAAAATTTACAGCAGTTCTCAATTGTTGGCACAACCAATCATTTAGACAAGCTAACCCAACAAATCTCTAAAGACTTCGATATAAAACTAGACATCCCCAAGATTAACAAGAGCCCTAATACCAAACTTGCTCAGGAGATAAAAACAGACGCAAAAGCAATCAAGAAAATTGAGAAGATTTGCCAATATGATATGGAAATTTACAAAAGATTTACTGATAAGCATGGACCAATATCTTCTGGAAAGAGTTACAAAGCGATGTAA
- the acnB gene encoding bifunctional aconitate hydratase 2/2-methylisocitrate dehydratase has protein sequence MLEAYRKHVAERAEQGIPPKPLDAEQVAGLVELLKNPPKGEEQELVDLLTQRVPPGVDEAAYVKAGFLSAIIKGEAESPLIDRKHAVELLGQMLGGYNISTLVELLDDKDLAELAAEQLKGTLLMFDAFHDVEEKAKAGNEFAKAVMQSWADAEWFTKRNKVPESIKVAVFKVTGETNTDDLSPAPDAWSRPDIPLHALAMYKMKRDGLEPEEAGVTGPLKQIEEVKAKGLPVAFVGDVVGTGSSRKSATNSVLWYFGEEMPGVPNKKGGGICIGGKVAPIFYNTMEDAGALVFEAPVDELGMGDVIEIRPYDGKILAEDGKVLSEFQLKSDVLLDEVQAGGRINLIIGRGLTGKAREALGLAPSELFRKPEQPADTGKGYTLAQKMVGKACGVEGIRPGTYCEPKMTTVGSQDTTGPMTRDELKDLACLGFSADLVMQSFCHTAAYPKPVDISTQHTLPDFIMNRGGVSLRPADGIIHSWLNRMLLPDTVGTGGDSHTRFPMGISFPAGSGLVAFAAATGVMPLDMPESVLVRFKGKMQPGITLRDLVHSIPLYAIKQGLLTVEKKGKKNIFSGRILEIEGLEDLTVEQAFELSDASAERSAAGCTIKLSEDTMSEYLRSNVTLLRWMIAEGYGSKRTLERRARAMEEWLANPKLMEADADAEYLEVIEIDLAEIKEPIVCAPNDPDDARLLSDVAGDKVDEVFIGSCMTNIGHFRAAGKLLQEHKGGISTRMWISPPTKMDEHQLMEEGYYNIYGSAGARTEMPGCSLCMGNQARVAPNATVLSTSTRNFPNRLGDGANVYLTSAELASVGAILGKLPTPAEYQEYAQNLDSMSSEIYRYLNFDQIEDFQKSAEEGKRIAATEIQEVNV, from the coding sequence GTGCTTGAAGCCTATCGCAAACACGTCGCCGAGCGCGCCGAACAAGGCATTCCGCCAAAGCCATTGGACGCCGAGCAAGTCGCCGGCCTGGTTGAATTGCTGAAAAATCCGCCAAAAGGCGAAGAACAGGAACTGGTTGACCTGCTCACCCAACGCGTTCCGCCGGGCGTTGACGAAGCCGCTTATGTTAAAGCAGGTTTCCTGTCCGCCATTATCAAAGGTGAAGCAGAATCCCCGCTGATCGATCGCAAACACGCTGTAGAACTGCTGGGCCAAATGCTGGGCGGTTACAACATCTCCACCCTGGTCGAGCTGCTGGACGACAAAGATCTGGCCGAACTGGCTGCCGAGCAGCTGAAAGGCACCCTGCTGATGTTTGACGCCTTCCACGATGTGGAAGAGAAAGCCAAAGCCGGCAACGAATTCGCCAAAGCGGTAATGCAATCCTGGGCAGACGCCGAGTGGTTCACCAAGCGCAACAAAGTACCCGAGAGCATCAAAGTTGCCGTATTCAAGGTAACTGGCGAAACCAACACCGACGACCTGTCTCCGGCACCGGATGCCTGGTCTCGTCCGGACATTCCCCTGCACGCGCTGGCCATGTACAAAATGAAGCGCGACGGCCTGGAGCCAGAAGAAGCAGGCGTTACCGGTCCGCTAAAGCAGATCGAAGAAGTTAAAGCCAAAGGCCTTCCCGTTGCTTTCGTTGGCGACGTAGTAGGTACCGGTTCTTCCCGTAAGTCCGCCACCAACTCCGTGCTGTGGTACTTCGGTGAAGAAATGCCTGGCGTGCCCAACAAGAAAGGTGGCGGTATTTGTATCGGCGGTAAAGTTGCCCCGATCTTCTACAACACCATGGAAGATGCCGGCGCACTGGTATTCGAAGCCCCCGTTGACGAACTGGGCATGGGCGACGTTATCGAGATCCGCCCTTACGACGGCAAGATCCTGGCCGAAGACGGCAAAGTCCTGTCTGAATTCCAACTGAAGTCCGACGTACTGCTGGACGAAGTTCAGGCTGGCGGTCGTATCAACCTAATCATCGGTCGCGGCCTGACCGGCAAAGCCCGTGAAGCCCTGGGCCTGGCGCCTTCCGAGCTGTTCCGCAAGCCTGAGCAACCTGCCGACACCGGCAAGGGTTACACTCTGGCCCAGAAGATGGTTGGTAAAGCCTGTGGCGTTGAAGGTATCCGTCCGGGCACCTACTGCGAGCCGAAAATGACCACTGTGGGCTCCCAGGACACCACTGGCCCCATGACCCGTGACGAACTGAAAGACCTGGCCTGCCTCGGCTTCTCCGCCGACCTGGTAATGCAGTCTTTCTGTCACACTGCGGCCTATCCGAAGCCCGTTGATATCAGCACCCAGCACACCCTGCCGGACTTCATCATGAACCGTGGCGGTGTTTCCCTGCGCCCGGCTGACGGCATCATCCACAGTTGGCTGAACCGCATGCTGCTACCGGACACCGTAGGTACCGGTGGTGACTCCCACACCCGCTTCCCCATGGGTATCTCCTTCCCGGCAGGTTCCGGTCTGGTAGCTTTCGCCGCCGCTACCGGTGTTATGCCGCTGGATATGCCTGAGTCCGTACTGGTGCGCTTCAAGGGCAAAATGCAGCCCGGCATCACCCTGCGCGACCTGGTGCACTCCATACCTCTCTACGCTATCAAGCAGGGCCTGCTGACCGTTGAGAAGAAAGGCAAGAAGAACATCTTCTCCGGCCGCATCCTCGAGATCGAAGGCCTGGAAGACCTGACTGTAGAGCAGGCATTCGAGCTGTCCGACGCCTCCGCCGAGCGCTCCGCTGCTGGCTGTACCATCAAGCTGTCCGAAGACACCATGTCTGAGTACCTGCGCTCCAACGTAACCCTGTTGCGCTGGATGATCGCTGAAGGTTACGGCTCCAAGCGTACCCTGGAGCGCCGCGCGCGCGCCATGGAAGAGTGGCTGGCCAACCCGAAACTGATGGAAGCGGACGCCGACGCTGAGTACCTGGAAGTAATCGAGATCGACCTGGCCGAGATCAAAGAGCCGATCGTATGTGCTCCTAACGATCCGGACGACGCTCGCCTGCTGTCCGACGTTGCTGGCGACAAGGTAGACGAAGTGTTTATCGGCTCCTGTATGACCAACATCGGTCACTTCCGCGCTGCCGGTAAACTGCTGCAAGAACACAAAGGTGGCATCTCCACTCGTATGTGGATTTCCCCGCCCACCAAGATGGACGAGCACCAGTTGATGGAAGAGGGTTACTACAACATCTACGGTTCTGCCGGTGCCCGCACCGAGATGCCCGGATGTTCCCTGTGTATGGGTAACCAGGCACGTGTGGCACCGAACGCCACCGTACTGTCCACCTCTACCCGTAACTTCCCCAACCGTCTGGGCGATGGTGCCAACGTGTACCTGACCTCCGCTGAGCTGGCTTCTGTAGGCGCCATCCTGGGTAAACTGCCGACTCCGGCTGAGTACCAGGAATACGCACAGAACCTGGACTCCATGTCCAGCGAGATCTACCGCTACCTGAACTTCGATCAGATTGAAGACTTCCAGAAGTCTGCCGAAGAAGGCAAGCGCATCGCCGCGACTGAGATCCAGGAAGTGAATGTCTAA
- a CDS encoding MFS transporter has protein sequence MQVQVYAMERQEGLLDKNLYLGKLALSLAIFLVANDFTAFSPALPAMEHEFHSDLTTTQWVINGYALVFGVLIISGGCLADMYGRRRVFFIGTLLFMAFSLIGGIAVNMGMLLISRALMGIGGAMMWPSILGMTYGLMTEKRAGFAGGLVITVCGIANSVGPLLGGALADYASWRWIFFINLPVSAVALYVCWRVIPDDSPEACDERIDYAGITSLSMALFALLLAFDLVVDVGFKSPLVLGLIAAFFLLICLFSVVEKRVGAQALIPPDVAGNKRFVFASVATLLISALFFAGLFFIPQFLTNVRGTSAMRAGMGLIPMMLSFSVFGFLAGKLYDVIGAKKIVSTATLLMTLGMYLLSHIHKDTQYMSLVPGLVILGAGIGLFNSTITTVAITVVDSSRASLAGAIIFMFQIAGGAVGLGLNTTIVAMATDMPSGIEYAFTVNAYLAMFAFIICILFVGDKKPEI, from the coding sequence ATGCAAGTGCAGGTTTACGCCATGGAAAGACAAGAGGGTCTCTTAGATAAGAATTTATACCTTGGAAAGTTGGCTCTGTCTCTTGCCATTTTCCTTGTCGCCAATGATTTTACGGCCTTTTCTCCCGCGCTGCCGGCAATGGAGCACGAGTTCCACTCTGACCTTACAACGACCCAGTGGGTCATTAATGGTTACGCCTTAGTCTTTGGAGTACTGATTATTTCAGGTGGTTGCCTTGCCGATATGTATGGCAGGAGGAGGGTATTCTTTATTGGAACCCTGCTATTTATGGCGTTCTCACTTATCGGTGGGATTGCAGTTAATATGGGAATGTTATTGATATCCCGGGCACTGATGGGGATTGGAGGGGCTATGATGTGGCCGTCGATCCTGGGTATGACCTATGGCCTGATGACTGAAAAGCGAGCGGGTTTTGCTGGAGGGCTGGTGATTACTGTTTGCGGTATTGCCAATTCAGTTGGACCACTGTTAGGTGGTGCGCTGGCAGATTATGCCAGTTGGAGATGGATTTTCTTTATTAACCTGCCGGTATCAGCAGTTGCCTTATATGTTTGCTGGAGAGTGATTCCTGATGACTCTCCAGAAGCTTGTGATGAACGTATTGACTATGCCGGAATCACTTCGCTGTCGATGGCTCTATTTGCCTTGTTACTGGCGTTCGATCTTGTTGTTGATGTCGGTTTCAAAAGCCCATTGGTTCTCGGCCTTATCGCCGCCTTTTTCTTACTTATTTGCTTGTTTAGTGTCGTTGAGAAACGAGTTGGGGCTCAGGCGTTGATTCCACCGGATGTAGCTGGGAATAAACGGTTTGTCTTCGCCTCTGTTGCTACGTTATTGATTTCAGCGCTTTTCTTTGCTGGATTATTTTTTATTCCACAGTTCCTAACCAATGTTCGTGGTACCTCAGCAATGAGGGCGGGGATGGGGCTGATCCCTATGATGCTCTCCTTTAGCGTTTTCGGCTTTCTGGCAGGGAAGCTATATGATGTGATTGGAGCAAAGAAGATAGTATCGACAGCTACTTTATTGATGACGCTTGGAATGTATCTTCTATCTCATATCCACAAGGATACTCAATATATGTCTTTGGTTCCCGGGCTTGTGATATTGGGTGCTGGTATTGGTTTGTTCAATTCCACCATTACAACTGTAGCTATAACGGTTGTTGATAGCAGTAGGGCAAGTTTAGCGGGTGCAATCATTTTTATGTTTCAAATAGCGGGTGGTGCCGTAGGATTAGGGTTGAATACTACGATAGTGGCGATGGCCACTGATATGCCATCGGGTATTGAATATGCATTTACTGTAAATGCCTATCTGGCCATGTTTGCTTTTATTATTTGCATTTTATTTGTCGGAGATAAAAAGCCTGAAATTTGA